A window of Centroberyx gerrardi isolate f3 chromosome 19, fCenGer3.hap1.cur.20231027, whole genome shotgun sequence genomic DNA:
ATCATGGTATTTAGTGGCATTCGAGTcacatcagattttttttgcaaCACTTGTTAAGAGCCCCGCCCCCTTCCGTCCCCATTGGATAAAGTCAACACGTCACAGTTTGCTGGATGCGGAAGTTTTTGGCTGCTGCAGAATGAGCTTAGAGATACATCTTCGTGATATGGTAGAAGTTTTATCACCTCCAGACGCTTAGACTGGTGAGACAATTGTATTATGTCTTTTTATCGCATGGTATAACGGCACTTTTAGAAAAGTACGGTcagttttattctgctgttgcgtTTTACGAAAGCTGTTGTTGCCGTTAGCAACACAAGCTAACATTCTCTAGGTTTAACCAAAGTGGGATTATTTGACTGTTGCCTTTCCTTTGTTGCTTCTGTCAGCCATGTGTGTCaactatgtttgtttgtttggggtaATAAACTTCAGCCAACctcagtgattaaaaaaaaaaagaagaataaaatacaataacttCATGGAAAAGACATGGCATGTCAACATGCCCAACATGGGCATTTCAGTAGCAAGAACAGGAATCTGAGAAGGGCATTTGAAGTGTAATGTTGCAAGGGGAAATGTAATATTTGGTACTGACAACCCATAGTGCATATTTGCTACCAGCAGCTTTCTTCATTTACTTGTAGCCCCTTTTGTTTTGGTAGGCTACTATAACAATAATAGctatatttgtatagcacttttcaaaaacagtgtgtgcaaagtgctttgcaactagcacaaacagaaacaaggCTATACAAGAAAAGGAGAGTGGCAAGGCATAGCCATCAGTGTTAAAACTGCTTAATTTTGGAGATGGTTGTTAATGAAATAGGACTGCAGAACTCTTGATCTGAACCTCAATGATAAGATTGGTGTCAAAGATGACTCATAAGTGTCTGGCAACTGGCTTTATCAGCTGATAttgtttttgaatgaaatgtttGGTATTATGGGCCAAAAAGTCTAATTTCTGATTTATCTTCATTAAAGAAGTTGTACTCGACCTACCTTTCTGCCCTTTCCTTCCCAAAGACCCCCCCTGCCTTCCCACTTCTAACCAagctatctctctcttccctttctctgccAGCGCCCACTGAGGTGTGGCGACATGGAAGTGCCTTGCTACCTGTCCAAGCTGCTGTGTGAGCTCAATGAGCAGCGTAAGCGGGACTTCTTCTGTGACTGCAGCATCCTTGTCGAGGGGCGCGTCTTCAAGGCCCATCGTAATGTCCTGTTTGCTGGGAGTGGCTACTTCCGGGCTCTTTTGGTTCACTACCTGCAGGTGAGCAAAGCTAAGAGCGGTGTTTCCCCAAGGGTTTTATTCCAGTAGCGGTGAACGTGTGTTTTGCAAGGGTTCTCAAGATTACATGTGACCAGATTCTGCGTTGCGCTGTGCATGACTAAGATCCAAAACTTAACGAAGTGTCTACAAAAGTGTATTTTACTGTTATAGTGTTTATTGTTATACTGACACCATAAATAAGTAAACAAActtagaaacaaacaaaatttgttcctcaaaggggaaaaaaacaacttctttGTAAGCTGTTGTGGGCGAGCTGCTTTGTAACCTCAGCCTCAGCTATTGTTGCGTGCCAGTTGATTCCCCGCCTTTCGCACAGACCATACATGTTCCAGCTAAGTGGGGCATCCAACACGCAGCTGACATCAGAATTGAATGGCTGTGACAAACAGTATAGCAAGAGATTTCCACAACGGCCCCTGATTGAGAAATGTATGTGATGTATAGAGATTGATGTGAACTCATTAACCCACTGCAACTGCAGTGTAAGGTGCAAGCTTATGTAGGCTATGAACAGTACTGCAGTTTTCAACGTTTCTGCTGTCCCCGATGAGTCAATTTAACACATGAAGCACGATGCACTATTTGGCTGTACGCATCACAGTAATTCCGTtgactgctgtctttttaaactAGCGAAAACGTTTTGTCAGCAGGAGTTGAGGTTCAAAGCGAAAGTAAATGCAGTAAACCCAGGCAGTGTGTGAACCCAGCTGTCATTCAGTATTATGTCCTGATATGAACAATGGCTTTCAAAAGAACCGTGTTCTGCTGATTGTAGGGGAGAgtaatttatacattttaatttggCATACAAATTCATATGGGTTGGTAGTAATGTAGGTTTCAATCTAATGGGCCATTTGCATCCGAGTAGCCTATGTTTACAAAACTCCTGATCTCAGCAGCGGTGGAAGAGATTCCACAGCGGCGCTCTATGTAGGGGAAACATTGTAAGAGGATGGAAAATTGTAGAAATGAGTGGTATGGGTTAGCATCACAGATCTATTAAATCAAACTAGGCCAAACCATTGTACAGCTGCAAATTACATCCATGCTGCCTTTTAATCTTATTGCTGTTAAAAGCTTTTGAAGTTAACCAGATTAGCAAATTATTAAaagtaacattttatttattagcaCACACTCTAGTCCTATACATGTCACGCCTTTATATTTTTGAGTAATTGAACTCCATGTTGTCTTGAACTCACTCGTGCATCTCTCTTCAGGACAGTGGTCAGCGCTACAGCACAGCATCACTGGACATTGTGACAGCTGATGCCTTCTCCATTATCCTGGACTTCCTCTACTCTGGCCGCCTGGCTCTGAACAGCAGCAATGTCATTGAGGTGATGTCGGCAGCCAGCTACCTGCAGATGACTGACCTGGTCAACTTCTGCAAGGGCTACATCCGCTCCTCCCTGGAAATATGcaacagggagaaagagaaggacaaggagaaagagaagagggcaAAGGATGGAGGATCGGGCCCTGCAGATAGCGGTACTCCTGCTGCGACCATCTCCAGCGTCGCAGGGGCTGTGGAGCCTCATTCACAGGTGGTTGAGGCAGATAGAGGGACGGGTTTAGGTTCGGAGTCCGTGGCCTCAGCTAGAACCCCCTCCTCTGTCCCCGTGGCCACCCCTCCAGGCACCAGCAGGGACACGGAGAGCGACTACAGTTCCAGGGGAGACTTCCCCTCGGGGAGAGAAGGGCAGAAGGGACACATAGATCAGATcaacctctcttcctcctcctcctctgcattgACTCCAGAGCTAGTGAACCCCAAGATTGAGTATGACCCCGACGAAGAGCTGGTGGAGTCCCCCGACACCAAAGACATAGCCTTGTATCCCGgaccctctctccatcaccctcATCACAGCAGACTACTTCCCCCCAGTCCCTCTCCCAGCAATGAGCGCTCCCCTTTGGGATACAGCAGTTCCATTAATGCCAGGCAGTTTATGGAAGTGCTGGCCAGAGGTGAAGGCTCCAGTCCTCTTGGGGACAGAGTGGACCAGCGCTTTACCCATGGACTAGGTGCTGGGACTGGAGGAGGCAGAATGGATGAGGGCCTGGGGCTGGGAGGATCATCTATCATGGAGATCCAGTCTGATTGGTTTGGAGAGGACACAGGTAATTGGAAGTGGCAAGATCAAACCCAGCTGATTGATTATGCTGCCTAAAAATGCATCTTGGAACTAATGCCATGTTGCACTCGCTAAATTCTCTCAACACAACAGTAGGGTATGTTACATTTTACAGCCCTGTCCCATTGAGGCGGTTATGAACTGttggcctctctctccccctacaGGTGATGGCTTGGTAGTGCCAGTGAAACTCCACAAGTGCCCGTTCTGCCCGTACACCGCCAAGCAGAAGGGAATCATGAAGAGACACATCCGCTGCCACACTGGAGAGAGGCCCTTCCCCTGTCCCATGTGTGGCAAGAGGTTCACGAGGCAGGAGCACCTTCGCAGCCACGCCCTCAGTGTAAGAACCggtgtgtttgtgactgtgtAACATAATGGACCTAGTTTTAATTATGTTGCGCTATTTGCACCCCATCTaagctggttttgaaatgttaTGTACTAGATTCAGTGGGTGGCTGAGGATACACACTTTTATAAGAAATAATTGCATAACCTGATTTGTATAGTTACAAAGTGTAAAAGtgtcatttctttcatttatctTTTGTTTAATCAGGTCTTATTGCAATTTGAAATCTTTTTCCAACAGACctgagaacaaaaaatattaataaaaattcACAGAGAAAATACAGTTTTACAGTCAAGAAATACAGTAGTTACAAGAATACATGGTGACAATGGTCAGTGCAAAATCAATTGAAGCCATGAATTACTAGCAGTTAGTCGTAAGCAGCAATTAGTTGACTCActctgactcttttttttttttttatagtagaGTGCTCTGAAAAGCAAGTGCACTCTCcattttttgcttgtttgtgtgtatgtggagaataaaatgaaagagggagagcagtaGCCTTTGCTCTCCATGGAGGCAATTAGTTTTACTTTTAGCTTTACTTATAATTATCCACATTTGTGTCGGCCTGTGCAGAATAGCTTATACACTATTGCCTCTCTTACTGTATCCTCCATCAACAGGTCCATAGGCACTGCTGGCCAGTAGCATGTAAGAGCTGCAGGCGGACCTTCACCGGCTCCAACGTTTCCCCGGGGCTCAGGCGTTTCGGCATCTGCGACAGCTGCAACTGTGTGACCACCACCCACGACGACTCCGCCCCCATCCACCCTGCCAGCCAACCAGAGCCCATGGAACGCGGGGACGGGGGCACGGATTGGTCCAGTTTTATGGACGACGTAGATGAGGTGGAGGTCGGCAGAGTGGAGGACTTGGTGGAGAAACAGATGCTTGAAAGGCAGCTGGCTGAGTCTGCAATGATGTAGGTCGCCCACTGTGTGTCCCGAGCCTACTGTACTCAGCGAAGGAACCATTCCCagaactgttttgttttttttctgttaaattattactatgttattttatttattgactCGTTTGTGACCGGAAAGCCATCTTGTTTCTTGTTGAATGGAAACCTTGTGTTTATCAATCCAATGATTTGCCTGTCAGCAAGTAGATTACCTCAAGAGGATTTAGGAGATTTTTGTACCTTTTGAACCTTTGTCTTTTCAAATGGTAAATGTGGTCTTTCATTTCATACACACATCTCTGCACAATTGAGATGACACCCACTAAATGCCTCTTTAGAGAGAATATAGGGAACATTTTAAATATGAAAGCTGTAGCTCCTGGATTCTTGGACTGAGGATGGACATGGACGCTTAATGTttcctgttttgttctgtttttgttccACAAAATTATGGATATTCAATAATGGGGCTATTGAGGATATGTTCCAATAAATGTGGTGTATAGCTGTGGATATGATTGTCGTTTCTACTTTTGCATTTGTCATGCATTTGTCTCTACATGCAGATATTTATGAACCTCTTGATATACAAAGTTCCTGCCAAATAAAAACGATACTTGACATGCAATGTGCGCTCTTGTTTTCCTTCAGCATGCCTCCTGTACAAAAAGGACCAATATACAATATTCCAACGTTGCCAATAGAGTAGATCAAATTCCTGCTGGACTTGTTGGTGTAGTTATTCTTGCTTCCTGGATGCCACCTCCACAAGTCAAAGGACtgaatgtatgtgcatgtatgcaggAAGGAGCAGCACAGGCGGCATGATGGCACCTCAAATACGACCTACGTGTGTAATTTCATGTACCGCTGTTATCGTGATACTTGCATTAGGACGGGGATGCGCAGCGCGCTACACAGCGGACTGGACCAGCCTGGACGCCAGACCCCTGCCCAAGTGGTTCGACGAGGCCAAGATTGGGATTTTCGTCCACTGGGGGGTGTTCTCCGTCCCTGGCTTCGGCCAGTACAGCGAGTGGTTCTGGTATTGGTGGCAGTCCAAAAAACGCGCAGCAGAAGTTGAATTCATGCAGAGAAACTACCCGACGGGCTTCAAATACGCGGATTTTGCGCACGAGTTTCACGCAGAATTCTTCGACCCTGGCACGTGGGCAGAAATATTCCAAGCCTCTGGAGCCAAGTAAGTTCATTGGCTCTTTAATCTTAAATAACCTATGACCATAGTGTCATTAGTAGGCTATGTCATTTTACCAGCCATCACATGGTGCCACAGAAATGTTCATACTTTTTATATCCTGATTCATGTCTAAAATGGCAGAAATacagaagttgtttttcactgcCTGTGCAGCATATGTGTCCCTTTTGTCGGTTCTGTTTGCTTAGCTATAGCCACACCTGCCTGTCTGGTTTCTTTGTCAGACATGCACACCTAAGTATGTGCTTTCTCCCTGTAACTACGAACTTGAGTTACAGGAGGACATAGACTAGTAGTAATACATGGCTCTCAAAACTCAAACTTACTCCTCAGCATTCAAAAGCTACTCGGTTTATTGGTGGCAAATTTAAGCAATCACTTCCCTTTTGAGAAAATACCCGTTCCCTGtccctgaactgtgtgtgtgtgggcgtttgtgtgcatgctttgTCAGGTATGTGGTGTTCACATCCAAGCACCATGAGGGCTTCACCAACTGGCCCTCAGCCGACTCCTGGAACTGGAACTCCATGGACACTGGGCCTCACAGGGACCTGGTGGGAGAACTGGCAGCGGCTATCAGGAACAGGTGAGAGATCATGAGGCTGCATCTAGATTTGATTAAGAAATaccatttttttccattccttACGACTTATTTCTTACTTTCGCCCAATGCAAGTCAGGTCATGGAAAGTGTAAAAGGTTATTAGGTTATAAATAATAACAGATAATGCGAACCAGTTTTCTATATTCACCCCTAGCACTCTCTCACCAGGTCGCTGCACTTTGGACTGTACCACTCTCTATTTGAATGGTACCACCCACTTTTCTTGTCGGACCAAGCCTCTGGATTCAAGACGCAGAACTTCGTAGCCCGGAAGACTCTCCCAGAGCTAGTGAACCTTGTGATGGCGTACAAGCccgatctgatctggtctgatggGGACTGGTCAGCACCAGACACCTACTGGAACTCCACCCAGTTCCTGGCCTGGCTCTACAATGACAGCCCAGTCAAGGTGAGAGAGGCTTAGTAAAGATTAGTTTCCTACTTCAATCATCATGTCTATTGCCAAGATGTAGGCTTATTCTTCTGAAATACCTACGGATCATGAGGTGAAGGGAGTGTTGTGTggaagatttgtggctcagaaataaacataattctgcacagtcatacttgattcattgaacttttatttattattcatccctatgttctcatcactgacTTGCTGCTTCTTCAGGATGTGGTGGTGACCAATGACAGGTGGGGTAAAGGCTGCTACTGCAAACATGGAGGCTACTACAACTGCGCTGACAGGTTCACCCCTGGTAAACTACCGGACCACAAGTGGGAGAAGTGCCAGTCCATCGACACTCTCTCCTGGGGCTACAGAAGAGACATGAGGCTCAGCGAACTCATGGACCTGCCGTCCATCAT
This region includes:
- the zbtb8b gene encoding zinc finger and BTB domain-containing protein 8B, giving the protein MEVPCYLSKLLCELNEQRKRDFFCDCSILVEGRVFKAHRNVLFAGSGYFRALLVHYLQDSGQRYSTASLDIVTADAFSIILDFLYSGRLALNSSNVIEVMSAASYLQMTDLVNFCKGYIRSSLEICNREKEKDKEKEKRAKDGGSGPADSGTPAATISSVAGAVEPHSQVVEADRGTGLGSESVASARTPSSVPVATPPGTSRDTESDYSSRGDFPSGREGQKGHIDQINLSSSSSSALTPELVNPKIEYDPDEELVESPDTKDIALYPGPSLHHPHHSRLLPPSPSPSNERSPLGYSSSINARQFMEVLARGEGSSPLGDRVDQRFTHGLGAGTGGGRMDEGLGLGGSSIMEIQSDWFGEDTGDGLVVPVKLHKCPFCPYTAKQKGIMKRHIRCHTGERPFPCPMCGKRFTRQEHLRSHALSVHRHCWPVACKSCRRTFTGSNVSPGLRRFGICDSCNCVTTTHDDSAPIHPASQPEPMERGDGGTDWSSFMDDVDEVEVGRVEDLVEKQMLERQLAESAMM
- the LOC139922164 gene encoding tissue alpha-L-fucosidase-like; protein product: MCMYAGRSSTGGMMAPQIRPTCVISCTAVIVILALGRGCAARYTADWTSLDARPLPKWFDEAKIGIFVHWGVFSVPGFGQYSEWFWYWWQSKKRAAEVEFMQRNYPTGFKYADFAHEFHAEFFDPGTWAEIFQASGAKYVVFTSKHHEGFTNWPSADSWNWNSMDTGPHRDLVGELAAAIRNRSLHFGLYHSLFEWYHPLFLSDQASGFKTQNFVARKTLPELVNLVMAYKPDLIWSDGDWSAPDTYWNSTQFLAWLYNDSPVKDVVVTNDRWGKGCYCKHGGYYNCADRFTPGKLPDHKWEKCQSIDTLSWGYRRDMRLSELMDLPSIIKDMVYVVAMGGNYLLNIGPMADGMIAPVFEERLRGLGAWLKISGEAIYGSKPWRVQTENSTATVWYTAKNSTVYAIMLGWPSKQPLQLTSPKTSGATKITLLDYPTMLLKWAPMKQTTGLLIVLPAMPVSAGNAWTLRLEGVA